TCTTCACCCCGATCTTCCTACCGATCGCCGTCCAATACGGAGTCCACCCGGTCCACCTCGGCATGATGATGATGTTCAACATGGGCCTAGCCATCATCTCCCCACCATCAGCACCCGTCTTGTTCGTCGGCGCCCGCGTCGCCGGCAAGAAAGTCGAAGACGTCATCGGCCCCCTCATGCCCTTCTTCGGAGCCCTGATCGTCATGCTGCTCATCGTCCAATACGTGCCCGCCCTATCACTGTGGCTACCCACCGCAGCCGGCATGATCACACCGGCATAACACGGCAGAGGAGATCGCAAGATGCAACCGCATTTGCAGCAACAATTGCTGCCAAGGTGGGGGTACGCTACGCTGACGACGAGAACATCCGCCCCTCTACGCTCGGTACATGGAAGAGTCCGCCTCATGACATCGACAGCTCGACTAGTTGCGCAGCGCGCGGGGGTTTCAGTATCTACAGTGTCGCGGGCGTACACGCATCCTGACAAACTCTCCCCTGCCACGCTCAGCCGGGTTCGAGAGGCCGCACAGGCCCTCGACTACGAGCCGGTGCAGGTACGACGTCCGTACGGAATTGGCACCAGTCATCCGACGATAGCTTTCATCGCTCCTGACATTGCCAACCCGTACTTCGCTGCGATTGCGAAGGCCGCCCAGCAGCGTGCGCACATGCGTTCGTTCAACATGATGGTCGCGAACACCAGTGAAGACATCGAACAGGAATCCGAGTTGCTCAACGGATTGCCGCCGAGCGTGCAGGGCGTGATCTCATGCTCCAGCCGCTCGACGGATTCCCAGATCCTCGAGATGTCGGCACGCGCACCCATGGTGCTCATCAACCATTCGGTCCCGTCGGTGAATTCGGTGCGGGTGGACGAGACCGATGCCATGCGGCAGATCGTGAATCATCTCACCGCGCTCGGGCATCGCCGGATTGCCTACGCCGGCGGGTCGGCGGCATCACCGTCCGAAGTCGCGCGCAGCTCGGCACTGATCCAGATCGATGCAGAGCACGATGAACTCGAGATCATGCATCTGGGCAACTTCGCCGCCTTCGCACATGGCGGCATGGCCGCAGCAGATCTGGTCATCTCGTCGGGGGCTACCGCGGTCATCGCCTTCAACGACTTGGCGGCGATCGGCATCTTGTCCCGTCTTCACCAACGCGGCCTTCGAGTGCCCGAAGATATCAGCGTGGTCGGCACCGACGACGTCCTGATTTCCGAGGCCACCTATCCGCCGTTGACCACCATGGCGATGCCACTCGAGCGACTGGGCAGCGCCGCCGTGGAACTACTGGAGAAGGCGATCTCCGGACAAAGCATCATGCGAGAAGAAGTCGTGCTGCTCGCAAGTCTCGTAATACGGCAATCCACCGGCCCAGCGCCATCGAATCACGACGCATCAGCCAGCTGAATTGCGCGATTTCGCGGCGGCCCGCTCGCCGCACAGCGATATTGCGCGCCTATTTTTGTTCGACCCTACGCAAAGGAGCAAGACATGAATCAGCCAACCGCCCTCGTCACCGGAGGATCCCGGGGCATCGGTTTGGCCATCGTCAAGAAGTTGATCGCTGCCGGTTACAACGTCAGCACGATCGCTCGCAATGAGTCCACCGATGACGAATTCCACCAGCTCGTGGACAGCGGCAAGGTGTTGTTCCTGTTGGGTGACATCACGGATGCTGCCACACGTGAGACTCTGGTGAACACCACCTTGGACAAGTTCGGCCAGATCGACCTGCTGTGCAACAACGTCGGAACCGGCCCCGAAAAGCGCCTCGACATCCTCGATATGCCGCTGGAGAGCTACGACCGAGTCATGGACGTGAATCTCCGCAGCCCGCTGCTGCTCACCCAGGTGGTGGCTGCCCTCATGATCAAGAACACTCCTCGCAACCCGGGCGGTCAGCCTGGGGTCATCGTGAACACCGGCTCGGCCTCTGCCACCATGGTGTCCACCAACCGTGGCGAGTACTGCATCTCCAAGGCCGGGGTCTCGATGATGACCAAGCTCCTCGCGATCCGCCTGGCCGAGCACGGCATTCCCGTCTACGAAGTGAGCCCCGGAATCATCCGCACCGAGATGACCAAGGTTGTCACGGCCAAGTACGACAAGTACATCCTCGAGGACGGCAACTGCCCGATTGCTCGCTGGGGTGAACCAGAGGACGTCGCCGAGGCGGTCATTGTGCTGGCCGAAGGTCGGCTCAAGTACTCGACCGGTGACATCATCTACGTCGATGGCGGCATGCGGATCCCGGTGCTGTGATGATCGCCACGGTAGCGGCCGGACTCCTGGAGCAGTGATGTCAATCAATCGCCTTTCCCTCAATACAGCAACCGCCAAGAACCTCGATCTGCCGACGGCACTGGCCGCGGCCGCCGAGCATGGCTACGAAGCGGTAGGGCTGTGGCGCGACCGCGTCGCCGAGACCGGTGTCGAACGCACGGCCCAACTCGTCAAGCAGGCAGGGCTGCGAGTGTCGGCGCTGTGCCGCGGAGGTTTCATGACCGCCTCCGAGCCTGATGCCATCGCGTGGGCGCTGTCCGACAACAAGGCCGCGATCGACGAAGCAGCCGGGCTCGGCACCTCGGAACTGGTGATGGTGGTCGGCGGTCTGCCGGCCGCCAGCGACTTCGGAGGACCTGCAATTCCCGATGGCGATCGGGATCTCGGCGCAGCGCGGCAGCGGGTCATCGACCGCGTCGGCGACCTCGTCGGCTATGCGCAGTCTCGCGGGGTGCGTCTGGCGCTCGAGCCGATGCACCCGATCTTCGCCGCCGACCGCGGCGTGCTGTCCACTCTGGGCCAGTGCCTCGATATCGCCGATGCATTCGATCAGGGGGCTGTCGGGGTGGTCGTGGACACCTACCACGTCTGGTGGGATCCCCAGCTGGCCTCGCAGGTCGAACGCGCCGGACGAGCCGGACAGATTTCGTCCTACCAGGTGAGCGACTGGGTTCTTCCGTTGGACCTCGACACTCTCAACTCCCGCGGATTCATGGGCGATGGCTACATCGACTTCGCCACGATCACCTCGCTGGTCGAGCAGACCGGCTACACCGGCGACATCGAGGTCGAGATCTTCAACCGAAAGATCTGGGATCTGCCCACCGACGAACTGCTCAGCACTGTTGCCGAGCGCTACAGCGCGCTCGTTCTGCCGTATCTGCGCTGAGACGATGCCTGGTGTTTCCTTATGCCCCTGCTGCCGGGGCATAAGGAAACACCTCCTCAGTGCCGGATCTCGCGATGCCGGCCTTCAGCCCTGCCGCGACTCCAGCACCTTGTTCAGCACGCCGAGATCCACATACTCCCCCACCTGCACGCCCCACGGATCTGCCAGCACGGTTGCGGCAGCTCCAGGTTCCCCCAAATCGGAAAGCACCATGGCGGCACCGGTGAAATCGTCCCCGCCGGTGTATGCCGATACCGTGATCACAGTCGCCAGGCCGGCGCCGACCGCGGCCCGACAGCCGATGCCGCTGTCCTCGACCACCACCGCGTTGTGCGGCCCGAACCCGAGACTGTCCAACGCGTACAGATAGATATCGGGAGCCGGCTTCTTGCGCGCGACGATGTCTCCGGCGAAGATGTGCACGCGTGTGGCGAGTTCGGGCCCGATCACATGCTGTAGGACCGCCAGGACGGATTCGCGGGCAGAGGTCGAGCACACCGCGACCGTCCAGCCGCTGCGATCGGCTTCACCGATCAGGCGCTTGACACCCGGCCGGCCTGGCAGCGCACCGGCGGTCACCAGCTCGGTGTAGCGGCGGGTCTTCACCCGATGCCAACGAGCCACCTCCTGCTTAAGTACTTCTTCGTCCTCGGGCAGCCCCAACTGTTCACGCAAGGCGGGAGTCAGCACGCTGGCGAGGCGTTCCTTGCCCCCGCCGATGCTCACCAGCGCGGCGTACTCGTCGTTGCTCCAGTGCAGCGGGATCGACAGTTCGTCGAACATCTGGTTGAACGCCACCCGGTGGCCATCGCGCTCGGTGTCGGCCAGAACGCCATCGCAGTCGAAGATGAGCAGCGCCGGGGTCATCATGCCCTGCCTGCCGAGCCGAAGATCTCGAAGAAGCCGACCGCCATGGTCTCGACCGCTCCACCGATCTCATTGAACAACGTTGGCGGATCCCATTCCTGGGTCTGCTCGCATCGCCGCAGCGATGCGAGCGCAGACTTCATATACGTCATCTTGAGCTCCGTCGAGATATTGATCTTCGAGACTCCGGCTTCAATGAACGCCTGGAATTCCTGCGTGGTCAATCCGGTGCCCCCGTGCAGGACGATCGGCTTGTCCGACAATGCCCTGAACTCCCGTGCTCGCTCCGGAAGCAGTTTCGGACGACCATGGTAAACCCCGTGGGCAGTGCCCAGCTGCGGGGCGATCAAGTCGATGCCACTCGCCTGGGCCGCCTCGACGACCTGCTGCGCGCTGTAGGCGTGCGCAATCACATCGGAGCCGACACCGTCTTCAACGCCGACGATGTTCTCGATCTCGGACTCGACGCCGATGCCGTGAGCATGTGCCAACTCGGCTACCTCCCGCGATTCGCGGATCGCCGTCTCCAGATCGCGGTTCGACGCATCGAACAACACGGACGACCAGCCCGCCGCAACCACGTCCTCGATGACACGACGATCCGGGCAGTGATCCAGATGCAAGGCGACCGGTACCCGCGAATCGGATACCGCGGCGTCGAACATGGCTGTCAGCAACCCCACTCCGATCGACTTCGCCGTCTTCACCGACGCCTGAATGATCACCGGTGAGCTCGCACGGTTCGCCGCGGCAACGATCGCGCGCAGACTCACGTCGTCCACAACATTGAAGGCAGCCACCGCATACCCACCCGCCTGAGCGGCTTTCAACAACTCAACTGTTGATGTCGGCTTCATCGTCACATCCCTTTCGGCAGTCTCAGATCTCGCTCTGGTCTTCACGGGCTCCGAACCAGGAACCGTTCCCTCAGCCTCGGCGCCTCCATAGACGTGACTATACAGGTATGTACCAGTATTTGCCACCGATTCCCTCGGCCGGTGCCGCCCACACCCCATTCGCGCATCGGACAACTCGCCGTCGCGGGTAGGGTGTAGTCGTCGAGCCTCCACCCGTGGAGACGACGCGCTGCTCGCACAACCGGCCGGCCACGGCGCCTGCAGCGACCCTGCCAACTCGGCCTCACAGGAGATGCAGTGACAACCGATATCGAGCCGATGGCGACAGGCCTCGCGCGCGATTCGGCTGTGCCGCTGTACGCGCAACTGGAAGAGATCTTCCGAGCCCAAATCGCCGGCGGTCAGTGGGCACCCGGCGACCGGATCCCCTCAGAGAACGAACTCAACCGCATTTTCAACGTCTCGCGGATGACGGTGCGGGGCGTGCTCACCAGACTCGTCGAGGACGGACTGCTCGTCCGCGTGGCAGGCAAGGGCACCTTCGTCGCCAAGAAGAAGATCGAGACCAGCTCCCCCGCCTACCGAGGCGTGCGCGAGCAGCTCGAAAGCCTCGGCTACCAGACCACGACACGACTCATCCGCAGCACCAGGACGACTCCCAGTCCGTCCGTGCAAGAACATCTGCGCCTCGCCGACGGCGAAGATGTCTTCACCGTCGAACGGGTGCGCAGCGCCGATGGCCTACCGATCTCGCTGCACCATTCCTTTGTTCCGTATCGGCTCGCGCCGACCCTCGACCAGCACGATCTGACCTCCCACCAGCTGTGCGTCATCCTCGATGAGCACTACAACCTGGCGATGAAACACGTCGACGAGAAGCTGGAATCGGTATCTGCCACGACTGAGGTCGCACGGCAGCTCAAGCTGAGTCGTGGCGACCCGGTCCTGCTTCTCGAGGACCTCATCTTCGACGCTTCAGGGACTCCGTACGAGTACTCGAAGATTCTGTTCCGCGGTGACAAGGTGCAGATCAGCTTCAGCTTCGATCTGTGACGGCCCAGACGTTACATGGCTGAAACACTCGCGCAACACCTCCGCTAGATTGGCTGGATAGCGTGAACCCGTTCACTGATTCAGCGGGCCGGGAAAGCCCGGTCGTCGAGTTGAAGGAGACCTCATGTTCCAAGGCGCCGATGATCTCTTGGCGTATTTGAAGGACGAGAACGTCGAGAACGTCGACGTCCGTTTCTGCGATCTGCCAGGAGTGATGCAGCACTTCACTGTGCCTGTGGGTTCGTTTGGTCCCGAAGTTTTCGAGGAGGGCCTGGCATTCGACGGCTCGTCCGTGACTGGCTTCCAGGCGATCAACGAGTCGGACATGGCCCTGATGCCCGACCCCACCTCGGCTTACCTGGATGCGTTCCGTAAGTCGAAGACGCTGGTGGTCAACTTCTTCGTGCATGACCCGCTGACGAAGGAGCCCTACAGCCGCGACCCCCGCAACATCGCGCGGAAGGCTCAGGCATACCTCGGCACCACCGGCATCGGCGACACCGCGTACTTCGCTCCCGAGGCCGAGTTCTACGTTTTCGATGACGTGCGTTACGAGACCAACGGGCACAGCGCGTTCTACTCGGTGGACGCGGAGTCGGCCGGCTGGAACAGCGCCCGCGAAGAAGAGCGTGGCAACCTCGGCTACAAGGTCAAGACCAAGGGCGGCTACTTCCCGGTGGCTCCCGCCGATCACTACGGTGATCTGCGCGACGAAATCGTCAAGCACTGTGAAGATGCCGGTCTGATCATTGAGCGCGCTCACCACGAGGTCGGCGCTGCCGGCCAGGCCGAGATCAACTGGCGTTTCGACGAGCTGCTGACCAGCGCCGACAACGTCATGAAGTTCAAGTACCTGGTCAAGAACACTGCATTCGTCAACGGCAAGACCGCGACCTTCATGCCGAAGCCCGTCTTCGGTGACAACGGCTCGGGCATGCACTGCCACCAGTCGATCTGGAACGACGGCAAGCCGCTGTTCTACGACGAGAACGGTTACGCTCAGCTGTCCGACGTGGCCCGTTGGTACATCGGTGGCCTCCTCAAGCACGCTCCGGCGCTGCTGGCCTTCACCAACCCGACCATCAACAGCTTCCACCGTCTGGTGCCGGGCTTCGAAGCCCCGGTGAACCTGGTCTACTCGGCTCGTAACCGCTCGGCCTGCATCCGCATTCCGATCACCGGTTCGAACCCGAAGGCCAAGCGCATCGAGTTCCGCTGCCCCGATCCGTCGGCCAACCCGTACCTGGCCTTCTCCGCACTGCTGCTCGCCGGCATCGACGGCATTCAGAACCGCATCGAGCCGCCGGCTCCGGTCGACAAGGACCTCTACGAACTGCCGCCCGAAGAGCACGCTCAGGTCACCCAGGTTCCGTCCTCGCTGGATGAGGTGCTGGCCGCCCTCGAAGCCGACAAGGACTTCCTGCTGGCCGGAGACGTCTTCACTCCTGACCTCCTGCAGACCTGGATCGATCTGAAGAACGACGAGATCGACGCACTGCGTCAGCGTCCGCATCCCTACGAGTTCGATCTGTACTACCAGATCTGATCATTTGGGCTTGTCACCCCAAGCCGAAATGAACCGGGTCAGTACCTCTTGGAGGTACTGACCCGGTTCATTTCTTCGGTGCGGATCGATCGCTCACCAGTCGTGCATCGATCCGTCGCGGTCACGAGCGACAGGGAGATAGGCCGACTCGAAAGGGAATCCTGCGGCGGCCTGTTCGTCGAATTCGACGCCCAGCCCCGGGGCCTCTCCCGGCACCAGGTATCCGTCGACGAGTTCGTAGGACACATGGAAGACCTCGCTCACCTCGCGGGGGTATCCCATGTACTCCTGGATCGCGCCAGCCGGATTCGAGATGCCCAGGTGAACCGACGCAGCCATGGTCAGCGGCGAGACATCGGATGGGCCGTGCGGAGCACCCTTCACCTGGTAGAGATTCGCCAGGTCGAAGATGCGTCGCACATGCGAGATACCCCCCGCATGCATGACACAGGTGCGGACATAGTCGATCTTCTGCCCGATGATCAGGTCCTTGCAGTCCCATATCGTGTTGAAGACTTCGCCGATCGCCAGTGGCGTCGTCGTGTGCTGACGCACCAGGTCGAGTGCCTGCTGGTTCTCGGCCGGGGTGACGTCCTCCAACCAGAACAGCCGCAACGGCTCCAGTTCCTTGCCCAGCCGCGCGGCTTCGATCGGCGTCAACCGGTGATGAGCATCGTGCAGCAGCTTCAGCTCGGGCCCGACATGGTCGCGGACCTCGGCGAGCATGACCGGCGCATGCCGCAGATAGGCCTCCGTGTCCCAGACTTCGACGACCGGCTTCGCTCCCCTGGATGCAGGTTCGTAGGCGTCGCGATGGCGCTGCACCCCGTATACCGAATCCAGCCCGGGGACGCCTGATTGCGCACGGATGGCTGTGAAGCCACGCTCCCGGATGG
The Brooklawnia propionicigenes DNA segment above includes these coding regions:
- a CDS encoding LacI family DNA-binding transcriptional regulator — protein: MTSTARLVAQRAGVSVSTVSRAYTHPDKLSPATLSRVREAAQALDYEPVQVRRPYGIGTSHPTIAFIAPDIANPYFAAIAKAAQQRAHMRSFNMMVANTSEDIEQESELLNGLPPSVQGVISCSSRSTDSQILEMSARAPMVLINHSVPSVNSVRVDETDAMRQIVNHLTALGHRRIAYAGGSAASPSEVARSSALIQIDAEHDELEIMHLGNFAAFAHGGMAAADLVISSGATAVIAFNDLAAIGILSRLHQRGLRVPEDISVVGTDDVLISEATYPPLTTMAMPLERLGSAAVELLEKAISGQSIMREEVVLLASLVIRQSTGPAPSNHDASAS
- a CDS encoding 3-ketoacyl-ACP reductase, with product MNQPTALVTGGSRGIGLAIVKKLIAAGYNVSTIARNESTDDEFHQLVDSGKVLFLLGDITDAATRETLVNTTLDKFGQIDLLCNNVGTGPEKRLDILDMPLESYDRVMDVNLRSPLLLTQVVAALMIKNTPRNPGGQPGVIVNTGSASATMVSTNRGEYCISKAGVSMMTKLLAIRLAEHGIPVYEVSPGIIRTEMTKVVTAKYDKYILEDGNCPIARWGEPEDVAEAVIVLAEGRLKYSTGDIIYVDGGMRIPVL
- a CDS encoding sugar phosphate isomerase/epimerase family protein; its protein translation is MSINRLSLNTATAKNLDLPTALAAAAEHGYEAVGLWRDRVAETGVERTAQLVKQAGLRVSALCRGGFMTASEPDAIAWALSDNKAAIDEAAGLGTSELVMVVGGLPAASDFGGPAIPDGDRDLGAARQRVIDRVGDLVGYAQSRGVRLALEPMHPIFAADRGVLSTLGQCLDIADAFDQGAVGVVVDTYHVWWDPQLASQVERAGRAGQISSYQVSDWVLPLDLDTLNSRGFMGDGYIDFATITSLVEQTGYTGDIEVEIFNRKIWDLPTDELLSTVAERYSALVLPYLR
- a CDS encoding HAD-IA family hydrolase, yielding MTPALLIFDCDGVLADTERDGHRVAFNQMFDELSIPLHWSNDEYAALVSIGGGKERLASVLTPALREQLGLPEDEEVLKQEVARWHRVKTRRYTELVTAGALPGRPGVKRLIGEADRSGWTVAVCSTSARESVLAVLQHVIGPELATRVHIFAGDIVARKKPAPDIYLYALDSLGFGPHNAVVVEDSGIGCRAAVGAGLATVITVSAYTGGDDFTGAAMVLSDLGEPGAAATVLADPWGVQVGEYVDLGVLNKVLESRQG
- a CDS encoding class II fructose-bisphosphate aldolase; protein product: MKPTSTVELLKAAQAGGYAVAAFNVVDDVSLRAIVAAANRASSPVIIQASVKTAKSIGVGLLTAMFDAAVSDSRVPVALHLDHCPDRRVIEDVVAAGWSSVLFDASNRDLETAIRESREVAELAHAHGIGVESEIENIVGVEDGVGSDVIAHAYSAQQVVEAAQASGIDLIAPQLGTAHGVYHGRPKLLPERAREFRALSDKPIVLHGGTGLTTQEFQAFIEAGVSKINISTELKMTYMKSALASLRRCEQTQEWDPPTLFNEIGGAVETMAVGFFEIFGSAGRA
- a CDS encoding GntR family transcriptional regulator, which produces MTTDIEPMATGLARDSAVPLYAQLEEIFRAQIAGGQWAPGDRIPSENELNRIFNVSRMTVRGVLTRLVEDGLLVRVAGKGTFVAKKKIETSSPAYRGVREQLESLGYQTTTRLIRSTRTTPSPSVQEHLRLADGEDVFTVERVRSADGLPISLHHSFVPYRLAPTLDQHDLTSHQLCVILDEHYNLAMKHVDEKLESVSATTEVARQLKLSRGDPVLLLEDLIFDASGTPYEYSKILFRGDKVQISFSFDL
- the glnA gene encoding type I glutamate--ammonia ligase translates to MFQGADDLLAYLKDENVENVDVRFCDLPGVMQHFTVPVGSFGPEVFEEGLAFDGSSVTGFQAINESDMALMPDPTSAYLDAFRKSKTLVVNFFVHDPLTKEPYSRDPRNIARKAQAYLGTTGIGDTAYFAPEAEFYVFDDVRYETNGHSAFYSVDAESAGWNSAREEERGNLGYKVKTKGGYFPVAPADHYGDLRDEIVKHCEDAGLIIERAHHEVGAAGQAEINWRFDELLTSADNVMKFKYLVKNTAFVNGKTATFMPKPVFGDNGSGMHCHQSIWNDGKPLFYDENGYAQLSDVARWYIGGLLKHAPALLAFTNPTINSFHRLVPGFEAPVNLVYSARNRSACIRIPITGSNPKAKRIEFRCPDPSANPYLAFSALLLAGIDGIQNRIEPPAPVDKDLYELPPEEHAQVTQVPSSLDEVLAALEADKDFLLAGDVFTPDLLQTWIDLKNDEIDALRQRPHPYEFDLYYQI
- the manD gene encoding D-mannonate dehydratase ManD; the encoded protein is MRTIRSAEVLLTSPGRNYVTLKVTTDDGIVGWGDATVNGRELAVASYLRDHIAPLLVGLDADRIEDTWQYLYRGVYWRRGPITMAAIGAVDLALWDIKGKALNQPVYQLLGGKVRDRLLAYTHATGWSTPELLESVDAIRERGFTAIRAQSGVPGLDSVYGVQRHRDAYEPASRGAKPVVEVWDTEAYLRHAPVMLAEVRDHVGPELKLLHDAHHRLTPIEAARLGKELEPLRLFWLEDVTPAENQQALDLVRQHTTTPLAIGEVFNTIWDCKDLIIGQKIDYVRTCVMHAGGISHVRRIFDLANLYQVKGAPHGPSDVSPLTMAASVHLGISNPAGAIQEYMGYPREVSEVFHVSYELVDGYLVPGEAPGLGVEFDEQAAAGFPFESAYLPVARDRDGSMHDW